One Falco peregrinus isolate bFalPer1 chromosome 6, bFalPer1.pri, whole genome shotgun sequence DNA segment encodes these proteins:
- the FGFR1OP2 gene encoding FGFR1 oncogene partner 2 isoform X1, with protein MKMSCTIEKALADAKALVERLREHDNAAEALIEQTTALNKRVEAMKQYQEEIQELNEVARHRPRSTLVMGIQQENRQIRELQQENKELRTSLEEHQSALELIMSKYREQMFRLLMASKKDDPSIIMKLKEQHSKELQVHVDQITEMAAVMRKAIEIDEKHGCKEQERIIQLEQENKGLREILQITRESFLNLKKEDASESTSLSGLVTNSDLSLRKS; from the exons ATGA AAATGAGTTGCACAATTGAAAAAGCCTTAGCAGATGCAAAGGCACTGGTGGAACGGCTAAGGGAACATGACAACGCAGCAGAAGCTCTTATTGAACAGACTACAGCTCTTAATAAGCGGGTTGAAGCAATGAAACAG TACCAAGAAGAAATTCAAGAGCTCAATGAAGTAGCAAGACATCGCCCTCGATCTACATTAGTGATGGGTATCCaacaagaaaacagacagaTTAGGGAATtgcaacaggaaaataaag aACTACGCACATCTCTTGAAGAACATCAGTCTGCTTTGGAACTGATAATGAGCAAGTACAGAGAACAGATGTTTAGGCTGCTTATGGCAAGCAAAAAGGATGACCCAAGTATAATAATGAAGTTAAAAGAGCAACATTCCAAG GAGCTGCAAGTGCATGTGGACCAAATTACAGAAATGGCAGCAGTAATGAGAAAAGCTATTGAAATTGATGAAAAGCATGGCTGCAAAGAGCAGGAACGTATCATTCAGCTTGAG caagaaaacaaaggctTGAGAGAAATTCTTCAAATAACTAGAGAATCATTTCTGAACCTTAAGAAGGAAGATGCGTCAGAGAGCACATCTCTGTCAGGATTAGTGACAAACAGCGATTTGAGCCTGAGGAAAAGCTAA
- the FGFR1OP2 gene encoding FGFR1 oncogene partner 2 isoform X2, which yields MSCTIEKALADAKALVERLREHDNAAEALIEQTTALNKRVEAMKQYQEEIQELNEVARHRPRSTLVMGIQQENRQIRELQQENKELRTSLEEHQSALELIMSKYREQMFRLLMASKKDDPSIIMKLKEQHSKELQVHVDQITEMAAVMRKAIEIDEKHGCKEQERIIQLEQENKGLREILQITRESFLNLKKEDASESTSLSGLVTNSDLSLRKS from the exons ATGAGTTGCACAATTGAAAAAGCCTTAGCAGATGCAAAGGCACTGGTGGAACGGCTAAGGGAACATGACAACGCAGCAGAAGCTCTTATTGAACAGACTACAGCTCTTAATAAGCGGGTTGAAGCAATGAAACAG TACCAAGAAGAAATTCAAGAGCTCAATGAAGTAGCAAGACATCGCCCTCGATCTACATTAGTGATGGGTATCCaacaagaaaacagacagaTTAGGGAATtgcaacaggaaaataaag aACTACGCACATCTCTTGAAGAACATCAGTCTGCTTTGGAACTGATAATGAGCAAGTACAGAGAACAGATGTTTAGGCTGCTTATGGCAAGCAAAAAGGATGACCCAAGTATAATAATGAAGTTAAAAGAGCAACATTCCAAG GAGCTGCAAGTGCATGTGGACCAAATTACAGAAATGGCAGCAGTAATGAGAAAAGCTATTGAAATTGATGAAAAGCATGGCTGCAAAGAGCAGGAACGTATCATTCAGCTTGAG caagaaaacaaaggctTGAGAGAAATTCTTCAAATAACTAGAGAATCATTTCTGAACCTTAAGAAGGAAGATGCGTCAGAGAGCACATCTCTGTCAGGATTAGTGACAAACAGCGATTTGAGCCTGAGGAAAAGCTAA